One stretch of Arachis hypogaea cultivar Tifrunner chromosome 20, arahy.Tifrunner.gnm2.J5K5, whole genome shotgun sequence DNA includes these proteins:
- the LOC112736118 gene encoding uncharacterized protein: MTCRVQRRISLRRKLHILRALANSNNSLKGKRRSIVYIYKLKVALESIKREYEDAVSLKKEVVKVEKVKGGRFVVRIKCEKGGEKLVSILEAFEEMSVNVENAKVSCEGGFSMDAIIAVPQENDQTLDVTHLTEALLKAIEKQSE, from the exons ATGACTTGCAGGGTTCAGAGAAGGATATCTTTGCGCAGAAAACTTCACATTCTGCGAGCACTTGCCAACTCTAATAATTCTCTCAAA GGCAAGAGAAGGAGTATTGTATACATATACAAGCTAAAGGTGGCACTGGAAAGCATTAAAAGAGAGTATGAAGATGCAGTTTCCCTTAAGAAGGAAGTAGTGAAAGTGGAGAAGGTGAAGGGTGGAAGGTTTGTGGTGAGGATAAAGTGCGAGAAAGGGGGTGAGAAGCTGGTTTCAATATTGGAGGCATTTGAAGAAATGAGTGTGAATGTTGAGAATGCCAAAGTATCATGCGAGGGTGGTTTCAGCATGGACGCCATTATTGCTGTGCCACAAGAAAACGACCAAACTCTGGACGTAACACACCTTACAGAAGCTCTTCTGAAAGCCATTGAAAAACAGAGTGAATGA